The following coding sequences lie in one Desulfitibacter alkalitolerans DSM 16504 genomic window:
- a CDS encoding metal-sensitive transcriptional regulator encodes MESEKATILNRLRTIRGHINGIEKMIEDNKDCADILIQMAAVTGSIKKVEIMISKHMAEQCLEKALNEGKDLKQEIAQLLENILKYK; translated from the coding sequence GTGGAAAGTGAAAAGGCAACTATCTTAAACCGTTTGCGGACTATTAGGGGGCACATTAATGGAATTGAAAAAATGATTGAAGATAACAAGGATTGTGCTGATATACTGATTCAAATGGCTGCTGTAACAGGATCAATAAAAAAGGTAGAGATAATGATAAGCAAGCATATGGCCGAACAATGTTTAGAAAAGGCCTTGAATGAAGGCAAAGACCTGAAGCAAGAAATAGCCCAGCTTTTGGAAAATATTCTGAAATACAAATAA
- the sqr gene encoding type III sulfide quinone reductase, selenoprotein subtype, protein MKKILILGAGTAGTIMANMLNKKINKREWSITIIDQHSNHYYQPGFLFIPFGIYTEKDVVKRKVKFLPKGVEYIQASVELINAEKNQVVLGNQEMVSYDILIIATGCDIAPEETEGLNEGWGKDLFDFYTIGGALALKDKLENWNGGKLVVHVSEMPIKCPVAPIEFVFLADWFFTEKKKNRQEVELVYVTPLDSAFTKPICSEVLGDLFPQKNISLVNKFNVSHVDPKSRKLVSFDNKEVDYDLLVTVPINMGSKLIGRSGLGDDLNFVPTDKHTLQSKDYENIFVIGDATDLPTSKAGSVAHFQGEILTENILNYTNRKPLTAHFDGHANCFIESGYNKAFLIDFNYDYEPVSGTFPLPGIGPFSLLKETKVNHLGKMAFKYIYWNMLLKGIPIPTVSAHMKKSGKNLDLLPD, encoded by the coding sequence ATGAAAAAGATTCTTATTTTAGGAGCCGGTACTGCTGGAACAATAATGGCTAATATGCTTAATAAAAAAATAAATAAGAGAGAATGGTCAATTACAATTATTGATCAACACTCAAATCATTACTATCAGCCTGGTTTTCTATTTATTCCCTTCGGAATCTACACAGAAAAAGATGTAGTAAAAAGAAAAGTTAAGTTTTTGCCAAAAGGTGTCGAATATATTCAAGCTTCTGTGGAATTAATCAATGCAGAAAAAAATCAAGTTGTTTTAGGTAACCAAGAAATGGTTTCTTATGACATTTTAATCATCGCAACTGGATGTGACATAGCCCCTGAAGAAACAGAAGGGCTAAATGAAGGATGGGGAAAAGATTTATTTGACTTTTATACCATTGGGGGTGCGCTAGCTCTTAAAGATAAATTGGAAAACTGGAATGGAGGAAAATTGGTTGTTCATGTCAGTGAAATGCCCATTAAATGTCCAGTAGCTCCAATTGAATTTGTTTTTCTAGCAGACTGGTTCTTTACTGAAAAGAAAAAAAACCGTCAAGAAGTAGAACTGGTTTATGTTACTCCCCTTGATAGTGCTTTTACAAAACCAATTTGCTCTGAAGTTTTAGGTGATTTATTTCCACAAAAGAATATAAGTTTAGTTAATAAGTTTAACGTCAGCCATGTAGATCCCAAAAGCAGGAAACTTGTATCTTTTGATAATAAAGAGGTAGATTATGATTTGTTAGTTACAGTTCCAATAAATATGGGAAGTAAGCTCATAGGACGGTCTGGTTTAGGAGATGATTTGAATTTTGTACCCACAGATAAACATACCCTGCAATCCAAAGACTATGAAAACATTTTTGTTATTGGAGATGCCACAGATCTACCAACTTCAAAGGCCGGTTCAGTTGCCCATTTTCAAGGGGAAATTTTAACTGAAAATATCTTGAATTATACTAATAGGAAACCATTAACTGCACATTTTGATGGCCATGCCAATTGTTTTATAGAATCAGGGTATAATAAAGCATTTTTGATTGATTTTAACTATGATTATGAACCTGTTTCAGGAACATTCCCGCTACCAGGAATTGGGCCTTTCTCACTTTTAAAAGAAACTAAGGTTAACCACCTTGGCAAGATGGCTTTTAAATACATTTACTGGAATATGTTGTTAAAGGGCATACCTATTCCAACTGTCTCTGCGCATATGAAAAAGAGTGGCAAGAATCTTGATCTGCTGCCAGATTAG
- a CDS encoding TusE/DsrC/DsvC family sulfur relay protein, with protein sequence MEKIIAGYTVDVTEEGYLTQMNQWNKEIAEAIAKELGIHELTEGHWKVIEFLRKDFAETEKVPTTRRIKNVGNIPTKDLYDLFPDGPVLKAAKIAGISKPVSCV encoded by the coding sequence ATGGAAAAAATAATTGCTGGCTATACTGTAGATGTTACTGAAGAAGGATATTTGACTCAAATGAATCAATGGAACAAGGAAATTGCCGAGGCAATAGCTAAAGAACTTGGCATCCATGAATTAACTGAAGGTCACTGGAAAGTAATTGAATTTTTGCGAAAGGACTTTGCTGAAACAGAAAAAGTACCAACCACCAGGAGAATAAAAAATGTAGGCAATATTCCCACAAAGGATTTATATGATCTGTTTCCCGATGGACCTGTATTAAAAGCTGCTAAAATAGCAGGTATAAGTAAACCTGTTAGTTGTGTTTAA
- a CDS encoding DsrE/DsrF/DrsH-like family protein: MPNDDKIKKVSIIISKGSLEGVYPGLILANGARMKGIEANIFFTFFGLDAITKKKMNKIKVATVGNPAMGIPSLIGVMPGMSALASGMMKKQMEQLDIPPIPEFIEMIYDAGGKLYACLASVEMFKLKKEDFCNQVEDVLTVGDFYELSAGGQIIFT, translated from the coding sequence ATGCCAAATGACGATAAGATAAAAAAAGTATCCATTATAATTTCAAAGGGTTCTTTAGAAGGAGTATATCCAGGGTTAATTCTAGCTAATGGAGCGAGAATGAAAGGTATTGAGGCCAATATATTTTTCACTTTTTTTGGATTAGACGCCATTACAAAAAAGAAAATGAATAAAATTAAAGTTGCAACAGTTGGTAATCCAGCAATGGGTATTCCATCCTTAATTGGAGTTATGCCGGGGATGTCTGCCCTAGCAAGTGGTATGATGAAAAAACAAATGGAACAATTAGATATTCCTCCAATACCAGAATTTATTGAAATGATTTATGATGCAGGAGGAAAGCTGTATGCATGCTTGGCTAGTGTAGAAATGTTCAAACTTAAAAAAGAAGACTTTTGTAATCAGGTAGAAGATGTATTAACTGTAGGAGATTTTTATGAGCTTTCAGCTGGAGGTCAAATAATATTTACGTAA
- a CDS encoding amino acid permease, translating into MHPYENGIQVPGEENILITRRHAEDFQRKHGLKKILGTKNLWTLGVGTVISGFFLHWNSGLSTGPFSLLIALFFVAIIYFLFVLVLSELSTLFPFTGGHYAYARCALGPFWGYIAGMASCIQFTGASSLTLIYLGEYIRFVFSDSSLYLFILLMVSLMLFLSILGVRFFSAMQFVFVSCSLSLIVLFFIGTIDYIDNSNFSFVFVLDSDWKGIILALSFAVWFFLGIDAVVMSAEEVNSEERNIPLGLKIAFATIIMLSLGIWYFLGNIQNWPLAPGKQFPLLHLLSQKQPNDKVLLTTFSFLGVSAFLASIYGLIYALSRQVFSLARAGYLPLVLSKLNSTFQTPHISLIFTILVSLVVSFNINKETLIFLTVSSTLILYLIIMYSFIFLSFYEPEWFRYGNKRPFTLLLMTAVIIISVLLVAFVIYNIELILSGAAIWLIFIIYYLLHARKSIRSEAPEELKAVMVQNRFKVNIK; encoded by the coding sequence ATGCATCCGTATGAAAATGGCATTCAAGTACCTGGTGAGGAAAATATTCTAATAACGAGAAGACATGCAGAAGATTTCCAACGAAAACATGGACTAAAGAAAATACTAGGCACAAAAAATTTGTGGACACTAGGTGTCGGTACAGTTATAAGTGGATTTTTTCTTCATTGGAATAGCGGCTTAAGCACTGGTCCATTTTCTTTATTAATTGCTCTATTTTTTGTTGCAATAATTTACTTTTTGTTTGTATTAGTATTATCGGAGTTGTCAACATTATTTCCCTTTACTGGAGGCCATTATGCATATGCCAGGTGTGCATTAGGGCCTTTTTGGGGTTATATAGCTGGAATGGCTAGCTGTATTCAGTTTACAGGTGCCAGCTCTCTAACATTAATTTATCTAGGTGAATACATTAGATTTGTTTTTTCAGATTCATCTTTATATTTATTTATACTTTTAATGGTTAGCCTCATGCTTTTCCTCAGTATTCTGGGGGTGAGGTTTTTTTCAGCAATGCAGTTTGTTTTTGTTAGCTGTTCCTTAAGTTTAATTGTATTATTTTTTATTGGCACCATAGACTATATTGACAATAGCAATTTTAGTTTTGTATTTGTATTAGATAGCGATTGGAAGGGAATAATTCTTGCTTTATCCTTTGCAGTATGGTTCTTTTTAGGTATAGATGCTGTTGTAATGAGTGCTGAAGAAGTAAATAGCGAGGAAAGAAATATTCCACTTGGACTAAAAATTGCATTTGCAACTATAATAATGTTATCATTGGGTATTTGGTATTTTTTGGGTAACATTCAAAACTGGCCATTAGCTCCGGGAAAACAGTTCCCATTACTGCATTTATTAAGTCAAAAACAACCTAATGATAAAGTTCTGTTAACTACATTTTCCTTTTTGGGGGTAAGTGCCTTTTTAGCTAGTATTTATGGCCTGATATATGCTTTGTCAAGGCAAGTATTTTCTTTGGCCAGAGCTGGATATCTTCCATTAGTATTAAGCAAATTAAACTCTACCTTTCAAACTCCACATATATCACTTATTTTTACTATCCTTGTCTCCTTGGTAGTAAGTTTTAATATTAATAAAGAGACTCTAATATTCCTTACTGTTAGTTCTACTTTAATTTTATATCTCATTATTATGTATTCATTTATATTTTTAAGCTTCTACGAACCTGAGTGGTTTCGCTATGGGAATAAACGTCCTTTCACTTTATTATTAATGACTGCTGTAATAATTATTTCAGTTTTACTGGTGGCTTTTGTTATATACAATATTGAACTAATTCTAAGTGGTGCTGCGATCTGGCTGATTTTTATAATTTACTATTTGCTTCATGCAAGAAAGTCTATTCGTTCTGAGGCTCCAGAGGAACTAAAGGCAGTAATGGTTCAGAATAGATTTAAAGTAAATATAAAGTAA
- a CDS encoding amino acid permease: MDFDINVEKQIKKDIQDLRKLGYAQELYRVIGGFSNFAITFSVISVLSGLMFLYGYGLELLGPLNIWTWWVVGFFQLLLALSLGEIVSIYPLAGGVYQWTSRLSNPHIGWFCGCFSLLGWLACTAAIQYGNALFISTYFGFDINNTNIVILVTTLIVIAHSLINIFGIRIVAWFNDFSVNIHIIGVIMLVSLMLIFGQKHPLSIITINDYIPKDTLVLNFTMALLMSAWTLTAFDAAANVSEESINPSKVVPWGMLFAVLSSIVLGSLLLLSLNLALPDLSITLSSNMPPALFVVNNALGPTVYKFVAIFIILAQFTAGLSSQTVLIRILYSFSRDDCIPLSRIWKYVSTRYDTPVYSVLLVSAATLILCLFTSFLPTIASLSTLGIYLSHAIVLMVAVFNYNKIMSNRGRFHLGKYGKTIHIISFIWALFISAIMVIPPIGNIGKVFLVIAILILVFYYKIMRKKLKSYS; the protein is encoded by the coding sequence ATGGACTTTGATATTAATGTTGAAAAACAAATAAAAAAGGATATTCAAGACTTGCGAAAGCTGGGTTATGCCCAAGAACTGTACCGAGTAATTGGCGGATTTTCTAATTTTGCCATTACTTTTTCTGTAATTTCTGTTTTAAGTGGATTAATGTTTTTATATGGCTATGGCCTTGAACTTTTAGGTCCCCTTAATATTTGGACTTGGTGGGTTGTGGGATTTTTTCAGCTATTACTAGCCCTATCATTGGGAGAAATCGTTTCGATATATCCTTTAGCGGGTGGGGTGTATCAGTGGACAAGCAGATTAAGCAATCCACATATTGGATGGTTTTGTGGGTGTTTTTCCTTATTGGGTTGGCTGGCATGTACAGCAGCTATCCAATATGGCAATGCTTTGTTTATCAGTACTTACTTTGGTTTTGATATAAATAATACCAATATAGTCATTTTAGTAACAACTTTAATAGTAATTGCCCACAGTTTAATAAATATTTTTGGCATAAGAATCGTTGCCTGGTTTAACGATTTTAGTGTTAACATTCATATCATTGGGGTAATTATGTTAGTCAGCCTAATGCTGATCTTTGGGCAAAAGCATCCTTTGAGTATTATTACTATAAATGATTATATCCCAAAGGATACATTGGTATTAAATTTTACCATGGCTTTATTAATGTCTGCTTGGACATTAACAGCCTTTGATGCTGCAGCCAATGTGTCAGAAGAGAGTATTAATCCATCAAAGGTAGTTCCATGGGGAATGCTTTTTGCAGTATTATCATCTATAGTACTGGGAAGCTTATTATTACTAAGTTTGAACTTGGCCCTGCCGGACTTATCAATAACCCTCAGTTCTAATATGCCACCGGCGTTATTTGTAGTTAATAATGCCTTGGGGCCTACAGTATATAAGTTTGTAGCAATATTTATCATATTAGCTCAGTTTACTGCAGGTTTATCTTCTCAAACTGTGCTGATAAGGATCCTATATTCTTTTTCTAGAGATGATTGTATTCCCTTGTCTAGAATTTGGAAATATGTATCTACCAGGTATGATACTCCCGTTTATAGTGTTTTATTAGTAAGTGCTGCAACCTTAATACTATGCTTATTCACCTCTTTTCTACCAACTATTGCTTCTCTAAGTACTTTAGGTATATACTTGTCCCATGCTATCGTCCTTATGGTAGCAGTATTTAATTATAATAAAATTATGTCTAATAGAGGCCGTTTCCACCTTGGGAAGTATGGCAAGACTATTCATATAATTAGCTTCATATGGGCTTTGTTTATTTCGGCCATAATGGTCATTCCCCCCATTGGCAATATTGGTAAAGTTTTTCTAGTGATAGCAATATTAATACTAGTCTTTTACTACAAAATCATGAGGAAGAAACTAAAGTCTTATTCTTAA
- a CDS encoding sensor histidine kinase, with protein MAEYFSVLTPFYESVEIITPLKKGKEALIISSNPDKEAVIVDYYKYPLMSPPNIEDFTFYDYGDKKGIPLWLGTETIFGMVLVKEKKKSINLSLEVFKQYYIEHLSYNYPRGYLVPDGIILAGEDGSFSYLNYVGEYILRRLGINTQNLCGLFDGFGMGQCSKLKNSSGFFSFFVKLNSFDLIIMINPIIWRDKSLGSLIIISDISLIKKKENELIEKSTVVKEIHHRVKNNLQTITSLLRMQMRRSDSKFIQKTFNESINRILSIAIIHEALSKEDIECVNIKQTVYTIMNMIISNMVEPHKAILGELHGEDFYLSANYASYLSLCVTELIQNSIEHGFKNANRGLIKVSIIEKGQDFIISVSDNGSGFASGKTINESSLGMTIVNTITQQKLRGKFTVESSSKGTTATISFPKADAEEVE; from the coding sequence ATGGCTGAATATTTTAGTGTGTTAACGCCCTTCTACGAAAGTGTAGAAATAATAACTCCCCTAAAAAAAGGAAAAGAAGCATTAATTATATCATCAAATCCCGATAAAGAAGCAGTTATAGTCGATTACTACAAGTATCCTTTAATGAGCCCTCCCAATATTGAAGACTTTACATTTTATGATTATGGTGACAAAAAAGGTATACCACTATGGTTGGGAACTGAAACGATTTTTGGCATGGTTTTGGTTAAGGAAAAAAAGAAATCCATTAATCTCTCTTTAGAAGTCTTTAAACAATACTATATAGAGCATTTGAGTTATAATTATCCTAGGGGCTATTTAGTTCCAGATGGAATAATTTTGGCAGGTGAAGACGGTAGTTTTTCGTACTTAAATTATGTAGGTGAATATATACTAAGAAGGCTAGGAATTAACACACAAAACCTCTGTGGGCTATTTGATGGTTTTGGAATGGGGCAATGCTCCAAGCTTAAAAACAGCAGTGGTTTCTTTAGTTTTTTTGTTAAGTTAAACAGTTTTGACTTAATTATTATGATTAACCCAATAATATGGCGTGATAAAAGTCTGGGGTCATTAATAATTATATCTGATATCAGTCTAATTAAAAAAAAGGAAAATGAACTGATAGAAAAATCAACAGTAGTTAAGGAAATTCACCATAGGGTAAAGAATAACTTGCAAACTATTACCAGTCTTCTTAGAATGCAAATGCGCAGATCAGATTCCAAATTCATTCAAAAAACCTTCAACGAAAGCATTAATAGAATTTTAAGTATAGCCATAATTCATGAAGCTTTATCAAAGGAGGACATTGAGTGTGTTAATATAAAGCAAACTGTCTACACCATAATGAATATGATTATTTCCAACATGGTGGAGCCCCATAAGGCCATACTTGGGGAACTACATGGAGAAGATTTTTATTTATCGGCTAACTATGCTAGTTACCTATCATTATGTGTTACTGAATTGATTCAAAATAGTATTGAGCATGGCTTTAAAAATGCTAACAGGGGTCTAATAAAAGTTTCCATAATCGAGAAGGGGCAAGACTTCATAATATCTGTAAGCGATAATGGTAGCGGTTTCGCTTCTGGTAAAACAATAAATGAAAGCAGTTTAGGAATGACAATAGTAAATACTATTACCCAGCAGAAGCTTAGGGGTAAATTTACTGTGGAAAGTTCTAGCAAGGGGACCACTGCAACTATAAGTTTTCCTAAGGCAGATGCTGAGGAGGTTGAATAA
- a CDS encoding ANTAR domain-containing response regulator, whose protein sequence is MKKLRILLAEDDPITRIDIKETLEEEGFIVVGECWDGESAVNLARCLKPDLVLMDIKMPVMNGLQAAAVINEENIAPVLLLTAYSSADFISKATAAGVLAYLVKPVAKSTLIPACYIAVNRYEEFDILRGEINNLKEALEARKVIEKAKGLLQKKYLLNEEKAFKKIRKISMDQNIPMKDVAEAIILSLSSKNQ, encoded by the coding sequence GTGAAAAAACTAAGAATTTTACTTGCTGAGGATGACCCAATAACTAGAATTGATATCAAAGAAACCTTGGAAGAAGAGGGTTTTATAGTTGTTGGAGAATGCTGGGATGGAGAAAGTGCTGTTAATCTAGCCAGGTGTTTAAAGCCTGATTTGGTTTTAATGGATATTAAAATGCCTGTTATGAATGGATTGCAGGCAGCAGCTGTTATTAATGAAGAAAATATTGCTCCTGTTTTGTTATTAACTGCTTATAGCAGTGCTGATTTTATATCAAAAGCTACAGCTGCAGGTGTTTTGGCCTATTTAGTTAAACCTGTAGCGAAATCAACACTTATCCCAGCTTGCTATATTGCTGTTAACAGATATGAGGAATTTGATATTTTAAGGGGAGAGATTAATAACTTAAAAGAGGCATTAGAAGCTAGAAAAGTAATTGAAAAAGCTAAGGGATTGTTGCAAAAGAAATATTTGTTAAATGAAGAAAAAGCATTTAAGAAAATAAGGAAGATTAGCATGGACCAAAATATTCCTATGAAAGATGTTGCTGAAGCAATTATTCTTAGCTTGTCCAGCAAGAATCAATAG